Proteins found in one Neurospora crassa OR74A linkage group II, whole genome shotgun sequence genomic segment:
- the rho-1 gene encoding rho-type GTPase, whose protein sequence is MSAELRRKLVIVGDGACGKTCLLIVFSKGTFPEVYVPTVFENYVADVEVDGRHVELALWDTAGQEDYDRLRPLSYPDSHVVLICFAIDSPDSLDNVSEKWHSEVLHFCRDVPIILVGCKKDLRHDPKTIEELRKTSQKPVSPEEGEALRKRINAHKYLECSAKTNEGVREVFENATRAALLKKTKTKRGLCKSSV, encoded by the exons ATGTCTGCTGAACTCCGCCGAAAGCTCGTCATCGTTGGCGATGGTGCCTGCGGCAAGACCTGTTTGTTGAT CGTCTTCTCCAAGGGAACCTTCCCCGAG GTCTACGTCCCTACCGTTTTCGAGAACTACGTCGCCGATGTCGAGGTTGATGGCAGACACGTCGAGCTCGCGCTATGGGATACGGCTGGTCAGGAGGATTATGACCGTCTCCGTCCCCTGTCCTACCCCGACTCTCACGTCGTCTTGATCTGCTTCGCCATCGACTCTCCCGATTCGCTCGACAACGTTTCCGAGAAG TGGCACTCTGAGGTTCTTCACTTCTGCCGTGACGTTCCAATCATCCTCGTTGGCTGCAAGAAGGATTTGCGCCACGACCCCAAGACCATTGAGGAGCTCCGCAAGACCAGCCAGAAGCCCGTTTCCCCCGAAGAG GGTGAGGCTCTGAGGAAGAGGATCAACGCCCACAAGTACCTCGAGTGCTCGGCCAAGACCAACGAGGGTGTCCGTGAGGTGTTCGAGAACGCGACAAGAGCCGCCCTTCTCAAGAAGACAAAGACGAAGAGGGGCCTCTGCAAGAGCTCGGTCTAA
- a CDS encoding IKI3 family protein: MRNLRNIGHGAYRPGQEQPLPSNSISASCWDVSRDEIILAHGPTQDFSRVELVRLVKDSSEPSNLECKLVASWDAAPVLRQNGSEPEPDTIKSLHYFPDTLTTCVIMAGGDIITVVEDDYGVPGEAHVEIVGTLEPSVAGARWSPDEELLIVATGDAKVLFMSRTFDVITSATMTEDDLKLSKHVSVGWGKKETQFQGRGAKAKALRDPTIPEKVDEGRLSANDDLHKCSISWRGDGAYVAVNFFSQESGGRRVIRVYNRDGELDSVSEPVDGLEGSLSWRPEGNLMAGIQRFSDHVDVVFFERNGLRHGQFTLQIPQDRPEVAEDLALEWNSDSNVLAVIMRDRVQLYTMGNYHWYLKQELPCAGYAQLASQFQGESRWTLPWFSWHAEKPLLFAVAAAERAVWFEFVLAIARGPMYGGMGDVAVIDGRTIKFTPFQTANVPPPMALYDIEVDYPVTDIAFSKDASQMAVLHQKGMHLFALEKQGPAGRRAAPKLIKTISLDNFENKCQLQIAFTAPSQVQVLSLDDFQLQITAWDFNEELMLGEVGTGLQAVTLTSADETSVEDGTVVQDRQGNITRISVENGETVLGKFPTLLPWATYTTYEDQFIAFGLSRNGHLYANSRQLVKNCTSFVVTDEHLIYTTSNHFVKFIHLTANVEELDVPLDDPETDERCRSIERGGRLVTAMPSRMSIVLQMPRGNLETIYPRAMVLAGIRQLVEQKEYGAAFTTCRTQRVDMNLLYDHRPEQFLENVGLFLDQVKNAADIDLFLSTLKEEDVTQTMYRNTKTGVVATPIQPALITAPKTSKINTICDAVLHSLKAKKNANLQNIITAHVCKNPPALSDGLQVVASLMEEDESLAERAVEHICFLVDINKLYDHALSLYNLELTLLVAQQSQRDPREYLPFIQSLHKMDPLRRQFTIDDHLSFHEKALVHLRAIANTYSDEVESYIVKHQLYPSALALYRNEPTPLRTITALYAAHLRSLSKFRDAGLAYESLGDYPAATECYLKAGTSSWRECLFTSSLDPSLTPDQRHEIASTLADALREAKDWAAVATIQAEHLASLPSAISALCKGYLFADAFRLISLHSRPELLESHLDPGLLDAFSSSTEFLADCKSQLKAQVPRIAELRLKAAEDPLAFYEGENPFGARTGGDIPDDISVAASSRVSTSASLFTRYTGKGSQVTGTVASNVSRATSKNRKREEKKRARGRKGTVYEEEYLVNSVRRLVERVEGSARLEVERLVCALVRRGMSERARAVEGLMAEVVEGCLRAVEEVWPQQQQQQQQQEGGGEQDASGWEGAEWRPTGGDAVLADSIEAMRRGVGKPVVKKFERLSLLGGR, encoded by the exons ATGCGGAATCTGCGCAACATCGGCCACGGCGCATACAGGCCGGGTCAAGAACAGCCCCTGCCCTCCAACTCCATCTCGGCTTCCTGCTGGGACGTATCCCGCGATGAGATCATCCTTGCGCATGGCCCTACCCAAGACTTTTCCCGAGTCGAGCTGGTGAGGCTCGTGAAGGACTCTTCTGAACCTTCGAACCT TGAATGCAAACTCGTAGCATCATGGGATGCCGCGCCTGTCCTCAGACAGAATGGCTCGGAACCAGAGCCAGACACCATCAAGAGCCTGCACTACTTCCCCGACACCCTCACAACATGCGTCATCATGGCCGGCGGTGACATTATCACCGTTGTCGAGGATGACTACGGCGTCCCTGGCGAGGCTCACGTTGAGATAGTCGGCACCCTAGAGCCCTCCGTCGCCGGTGCTCGCTGGTCCCCTGACGAAGAACTCCTCATCGTAGCCACCGGCGACGCCAAGGTCCTCTTCATGAGCCGCACCTTCGACGTCATCACCTCCGCCACCATGACCGAAGACGACCTCAAGCTCTCCAAGCACGTCTCCGTCGGATGGGGTAAGAAGGAGACGCAGTTCCAGGGCAGGggcgccaaggccaaggctcTTAGGGATCCTACCATCCCGGAGAAGGTGGACGAGGGCAGACTTAGCGCCAACGACGATCTCCATAAATGCAGTATCAGCTGGCGGGGTGACGGCGCCTATGTGGCTGTCAACTTCTTCTCTCAAGAGAGCGGCGGCCGCAGAGTAATCCGCGTGTACAACCGTGACGGCGAGCTGGACAGCGTCAGCGAGCCGGTCGATGGTCTGGAGGGCAGTCTCAGCTGGCGGCCCGAGGGTAATCTCATGGCTGGCATCCAACGGTTCTCCGATCATGTCGATGTCGTCTTCTTTGAGAGAAACGGTCTCAGACATGGGCAGTTTACCCTCCAGATTCCTCAGGACCGGCCCGAGGTTGCTGAGGACTTGGCGCTCGAGTGGAATTCGGACTCGAATGTTCTCGCTGTCATCATGAGAGATAGGGTTCAGCTGTATACCATGGGCAACTATCACTGGTATCTAAAGCAGGAGCTTCCTTGTGCGGGCTATGCTCAGCTTGCGTCGCAGTTCCAGGGTGAAAGCCGCTGGACACTCCCTTGGTTCTCGTGGCACGCGGAGAAGCCCCTTCTTTTTGCTGTAGCCGCTGCGG AAAGAGCAGTATGGTTCGAATTTGTCTTGGCCATTGCCCGTGGCCCCATGTACGGCGGTATGGGAGATGTTGCAGTCATTGACGGACGCACCATCAAGTTCACTCCTTTCCAAACGGCCAATGTCCCTCCTCCCATGGCTCTATACGACATTGAGGTGGACTACCCTGTAACGGACATTGCCTTCTCCAAAGATGCTTCTCAGATGGCTGTCTTACACCAAAAGGGCATGCACCTCTTTGCCCTTGAAAAGCAGGGCCCTGCTGGTCGCCGTGCCGCTCCGAAGCTGATCAAGACTATCTCGCTTGACAACTTCGAGAACAAGTGTCAGCTACAGATCGCCTTCACGGCTCCTTCCCAGGTTCAAGTACTCTCGTTGGATGATTTCCAGCTACAGATCACCGCCTGGGACTTTAACGAAGAGCTGATGCTTGGTGAAGTTGGCACTGGTTTGCAGGCTGTCACTCTTACTTCTGCTGATGAAACATCGGTTGAGGATGGTACAGTCGTTCAGGATCGCCAGGGCAACATCACCCGCATTTCTGTGGAAAATGGCGAGACTGTGCTGGGCAAGTTTCCTACTCTCCTCCCATGGGCCACCTACACAACCTATGAAGACCAGTTCATCGCTTTTGGTCTGTCTAGGAATGGTCATCTTTACGCCAACTCTCGTCAGTTGGTCAAGAATTGTACATCTTTTGTCGTCACGGACGAGCATCTTATCTACACGACCAGCAATCACTTTGTCAAGTTTATCCACCTGACGGCCAATGTTGAAGAACTCGACGTGCCGCTGGATGACCCCGAGACCGATGAGCGTTGCAGAAGCATTGAGCGCGGAGGCCGCCTCGTCACAGCTATGCCTTCCAGGATGAGCATCGTGCTCCAGATGCCTCGCGGTAATCTCGAGACCATCTATCCACGCGCCATGGTACTGGCTGGTATCAGACAACTAGTCGAGCAGAAGGAGTACGGTGCTGCCTTTACCACATGCCGCACCCAGCGTGTGGACATGAACCTGCTTTACGATCACCGCCCTGAGCAGTTCCTTGAGAACGTTGGCCTCTTCCTCGACCAAGTCAAGAACGCAGCCGACATCGACCTCTTCCTGTCCACCctcaaggaggaagatgtcACGCAAACCATGTACCGCAACACCAAAACTGGCGTCGTCGCAACCCCTATCCAGCCAGCCCTGATCACTGCTCCCAAGACCAGCAAGATCAACACCATCTGTGACGCCGTCCTGCACAGCttgaaggccaagaagaacgcCAATCTGCaaaacatcatcaccgcTCACGTCTGCAAGAACCCTCCCGCCCTCTCGGACGGTCTGCAGGTGGTCGCATCCCTcatggaagaagacgaaagcCTAGCCGAGCGCGCAGTCGAGCATATCTGCTTCCTGGTCGACATCAACAAGCTTTACGACCACGCCCTCTCGCTCTACAACCTCGAGCTGACTCTCCTTGTCGCCCAACAATCCCAGCGTGACCCGCGCGAATACCTCCCCTTCATCCAGTCGCTGCACAAGATGGACCCTCTCCGCCGGCAATTCACCATCGACGACCACCTCTCTTTCCACGAGAAGGCGCTCGTCCACCTCCGGGCCATCGCCAACACTTACTCCGACGAAGTCGAGTCTTACATTGTCAAACACCAACTCTACCcctccgccctcgccctCTACCGCAACGAACCCACCCCTCTCCGCACCATCACCGCCCTCTACGCCGCCCACCTCCGCTCCCTCTCCAAGTTCCGCGACGCCGGCTTGGCCTACGAGTCCCTAGGCGACTACCCAGCCGCGACCGAATGCTACCTCAAAGCAGGCACCTCCTCCTGGCGCGAATGTCTCTTCACATCCTCCCTCGACCCTTCTCTCACGCCCGACCAACGGCACGAAATCGCCTCCACCCTCGCCGACGCCCTCCGCGAAGCCAAGGACTGggccgccgtcgccaccaTCCAAGCCGAGCACCTGGCTTCTCTCCCCTCCGCCATCTCCGCCCTCTGCAAGGGCTACCTCTTCGCCGACGCCTTCCGTCTCATCTCTCTGCACTCCCGCCCCGAGCTCCTCGAATCCCATCTCGACCCGGGCCTCCTCGAcgccttttcttcctctaccGAGTTCCTTGCCGATTGCAAATCGCAACTCAAAGCCCAAGTCCCCCGCATTGCCGAACTCCGCCTCAAAGCCGCCGAGGACCCGCTAGCTTTTTACGAAGGCGAGAACCCCTTTGGCGCCCGCACTGGTGGAGACATCCCCGACGACATCTCGGTAGCTGCTTCGTCGCGAGTATCTACCTCCGCTTCGCTGTTTACGCGCTACACCGGCAAAGGGTCGCAAGTAACGGGCACGGTGGCGAGTAATGTGTCGCGGGCGACGAGCAAGAACCGTAagcgagaagagaagaagcggGCGAGAGGACGCAAGGGGACGGTGTACGAGGAGGAGTATCTGGTGAATAGTGTGCGGAGGTTGGTGGAAAGAGTGGAGGGGAGTGCGAGACTGGAGGTGGAGAGGTTGGTGTGCGCGCtggtgaggagggggatgagTGAGCGGGCGAGAGCGGTGGAGGGGTTGATGGCGGAGGTTGTGGAGGGGTGTTTAAGGGCTGTGGAGGAGGTTTggcctcagcagcagcagcagcagcagcagcaggaaggaggaggagagcagGATGCCTCTGGGTGGGAAGGTGCTGAGTGGAGACCGACGGGTGGTGATGCGGTGTTGGCGGATAGTATTGAGGCTATGAGACGCGGGGTGGGCAAgccggtggtgaagaagttTGAGAGGTTGAGTTTGTTGGGTGGTCGttaa